The proteins below come from a single Conger conger chromosome 10, fConCon1.1, whole genome shotgun sequence genomic window:
- the LOC133139256 gene encoding rho-related GTP-binding protein RhoA-D — protein sequence MAAIRKKLVIVGDGACGKTCLLIVFSKDQFPEVYVPTVFENYIADIEVDGKQVELALWDTAGQEDYDRLRPLSYPDTDVILMCFSIDSPDSLENIPEKWTPEVKHFCPNVPIILVGNKKDLRNDEHTRRELAKMKQEPVKPEEGRDMANRISAFGYLECSAKTKDGVREVFEMATRAALQVRKRKKRSGCLLL from the exons ATGGCGGCCATCAGGAAGAAGCTGGTGATCGTGGGGGACGGAGCTTGCGGGAAGACCTGCCTGCTCATCGTCTTCAGCAAGGACCAGTTCCCCGAGGTGTACGTGCCCACCGTCTTCGAGAACTACATCGCCGACATCGAGGTGGATGGGAAACAG gtggAGCTGGCTCTGTGGGACACGGCAGGTCAAGAGGACTATGACCGCCTGCGACCGCTGTCCTACCCTGACACCGACGTCATCCTCATGTGCTTCTCCATCGACAGCCCAGACAGCTTAG AAAACATTCCGGAGAAGTGGACCCCGGAAGTGAAGCACTTCTGTCCCAACGTTCCCATCATCCTGGTGGGGAACAAGAAGGACCTTCGGAACGACGAGCACACCCGGAGGGAGCTGGCCAAGATGAAGCAG GAGCCGGTGAAGCCCGAGGAGGGCCGGGACATGGCCAACCGCATCAGCGCCTTCGGCTACCTCGAGTGCTCGGCCAAGACCAAGGACGGCGTGCGGGAGGTGTTCGAAATGGCCACCAGGGCGGCGCTGCAGGTGCGCAAGCGCAAGAAGAGGAGCGGCTGCCTGCTGTTGTGA